One genomic window of Piliocolobus tephrosceles isolate RC106 chromosome 19, ASM277652v3, whole genome shotgun sequence includes the following:
- the CDC42EP1 gene encoding cdc42 effector protein 1: protein MPGPQGGGGAPTMSLGKLSPVVWGSSSQGKRRLTADMISPPLGDFRHTMHVGRGGDVFGDTSFLSNHGGSSRGTHRSPRNFLAKKLQLVRRVGAPPRRMASPPAPSPAPPAISPIIKNAISLPQLNQAAYDSLVVGKLSFDSSPSSSTDGHSSYGLDSGFCTISRLPRLEKPHDRDRDGSFPSEPGLRRSDSLLSFRLDLDLGPSLLSELLGVMSLPEAPAAETPAPAANPPAPAANPPAPAANPPAPATNPPGPAANPPAPATSSTPHGHCPNGVTAGLGPVAEVKASPVGGGPRGPAGPALGRHWGAGWGGSCHYPEMNVRQEQVEVLPQARASWESLDEEWRAPQAHSRTPVPSTVQANTFEFADAEEDDEVKV, encoded by the exons ATGCCCGGCCCCCAGGGGGGCGGAGGCGCCCCCACCATGAGCCTGGGCAAGCTCTCGCCTGTGGTCTGGGGGTCCAGTTCACAGGGAAAGAGGCGGCTGACTGCAGACATGATCAGCCCCCCGCTCGGGGACTTCCGCCACACCATGCATGTGGGCCGTGGTGGGGACGTCTTCGGGGACACCTCCTTCCTCAGCAACCACGGTGGCAGCTCCAGGGGCACCCATCGCTCACCCCGCAACTTCCTGGCCAAGAAGCTGCAGCTGGTGCGGAGGGTGGGGGCGCCCCCCCGGAGGATGGCGTCTCCCCCTGCACCCTCCCCGGCTCCACCGGCCATCTCCCCCATCATCAAGAATGCCATCTCCCTGCCCCAGCTCAACCAGGCCGCCTACGATAGCCTCGTGGTTGGCAAGCTCAGTTTCGACAGCAGCCCCAGCAGCTCCACGGACGGCCACTCCAGCTACG GCCTGGACTCTGGGTTCTGCACCATCTCCCGCCTGCCCCGCTTGGAAAAGCCGCATGACCGAGACCGGGATGGTTCCTTCCCCTCTGAGCCCGGGCTTCGCCGCTCAGATTCTCTCTTGTCCTTCCGCCTGGACCTCGACCTTGGGCCCTCACTCCTCAGCGAGCTGCTAGGGGTCATGAGCCTCCCGGAAGCCCCTGCAGCTGAGACTCCAGCCCCTGCCGCAAACCCCCCAGCCCCTGCTGCAAACCCCCCAGCCCCTGCCGCAAACCCCCCAGCCCCTGCTACAAACCCCCCTGGTCCTGCTGCAAACCCTCCAGCCCCTGCCACAAGCTCCACACCCCATGGACACTGTCCCAATGGGGTAACAGCTGGGTTGGGCCCAGTGGCTGAGGTGAAGGCCAGCCCAGTGGGAGGGGGTCCACGAGGACCTGCTGGCCCTGCCCTCGGCAGGCACTGGGGAGCAGGCTGGGGTGGCAGCTGCCACTACCCGGAGATGAATGTGCGGCAGGAGCAGGTGGAGGTGCTGCCCCAAGCCCGGGCCTCCTGGGAGAGCCTGGATGAAGAGTGGAGGGCGCCCCAGGCACACAGCAGGACCCCGGTGCCCAGCACGGT